A region of Sphingobacteriaceae bacterium DNA encodes the following proteins:
- a CDS encoding leucyl aminopeptidase, which produces MKTAMRLEHGLVTEVQCDALVVNLFKGVTEPGGATGAVDQALDGAISEAIARGEFTGKLYETLVLPTFGRLPARRVIVVGLGPREGFNAHRARNVAAAAARRARQGAARAVATIVHGAGIGGMEPAAAAQALAEGTFLGLYRFDKYRQGKGLPEQPEEVVVIEADAGRLPLFKEGLARGQITAAATNLARDLTNEPPSRLTPTRLAEKARELAASAGLEIEVMNGRRLEELGIHAVLAVGRGSDEPPVMMVLRYRGRGGDGFDVGLVGKGVTFDSGGLSLKPAGGMESMKYDMAGAAAVLGAMKIIAAWKPSLDVVAVIPAVENLPSGHALKPGDIIDTFDGKTIEIMNTDAEGRLILADAIAYARHLGARRIVDVATLTGAARIALGPAAAALVSNDDQLADQVLQAAERSGELLWRLPSWDEYRELYKSQVADLKNTAGRDGGTITGALIVGEFAGDTPWAHLDIAPTAWLDKGKPYGDAGATGVMVRTLAQLVMDLAAAG; this is translated from the coding sequence ATGAAGACTGCTATGAGACTGGAGCACGGTCTGGTTACCGAGGTCCAATGTGATGCTTTAGTGGTCAACCTGTTTAAAGGGGTGACGGAGCCGGGGGGAGCCACGGGCGCCGTCGATCAGGCCCTGGACGGGGCCATTAGCGAAGCCATCGCCCGGGGGGAGTTCACGGGCAAGCTGTACGAAACCTTGGTGCTGCCCACCTTCGGGCGCCTGCCCGCCCGCCGGGTCATCGTCGTGGGCCTGGGCCCGCGGGAAGGCTTCAACGCCCACCGGGCGCGGAACGTGGCGGCCGCCGCCGCCCGCCGGGCCCGGCAGGGGGCGGCCCGCGCCGTGGCCACCATCGTCCACGGCGCCGGCATCGGCGGCATGGAGCCCGCTGCGGCGGCCCAGGCTCTGGCCGAGGGCACTTTCCTGGGGCTTTACCGCTTTGACAAGTACCGGCAGGGCAAGGGGCTGCCGGAGCAGCCGGAGGAAGTGGTGGTCATCGAGGCCGACGCCGGCCGGCTGCCCTTGTTCAAGGAAGGCTTGGCCCGGGGGCAGATTACCGCCGCCGCCACCAACTTGGCCCGGGATTTGACCAACGAGCCCCCCAGCCGGCTGACCCCCACCCGGCTGGCTGAGAAGGCCCGGGAACTGGCGGCGTCCGCCGGCTTGGAGATCGAAGTAATGAATGGCCGGCGGCTGGAGGAGCTGGGCATACACGCCGTGCTGGCCGTGGGCCGGGGCAGCGACGAGCCACCCGTCATGATGGTGCTCCGGTACCGGGGCCGGGGCGGCGACGGCTTTGACGTGGGCCTAGTGGGCAAAGGGGTCACCTTCGACAGCGGCGGCCTGTCTTTGAAGCCCGCCGGCGGCATGGAGTCCATGAAGTACGACATGGCGGGGGCCGCTGCGGTGCTGGGGGCCATGAAGATTATCGCCGCCTGGAAGCCCTCCCTGGATGTGGTGGCCGTCATCCCCGCCGTGGAGAACCTGCCCAGTGGACATGCCCTGAAGCCGGGGGACATCATCGACACCTTCGACGGCAAGACCATCGAAATCATGAACACCGACGCCGAAGGTCGCCTCATCCTGGCCGACGCAATCGCCTACGCCCGGCATCTGGGGGCCCGGCGCATCGTGGACGTGGCCACCTTGACGGGGGCCGCCCGCATCGCCTTGGGCCCGGCGGCCGCGGCCCTGGTAAGCAATGACGACCAGCTGGCGGACCAGGTGCTCCAGGCGGCGGAGCGCAGCGGCGAGCTGTTGTGGCGCCTGCCCTCCTGGGATGAGTACCGGGAGTTGTACAAAAGCCAGGTGGCCGACTTGAAAAACACCGCCGGCCGGGACGGAGGCACCATTACCGGCGCCTTGATCGTGGGCGAGTTCGCCGGAGATACGCCGTGGGCCCATCTGGACATCGCCCCCACGGCATGGCTGGACAAGGGCAAACCTTACGGCGATGCCGGCGCCACCGGTGTCATGGTGCGCACCCTGGCCCAACTGGTGATGGACCTGGCGGCCGCCGGCTGA
- a CDS encoding dipeptidase has protein sequence MEAAPVEAAQALHRDALVVDAHADTVLDIINGRPLGRRSRRGHVDLPRLRDGGVKVQVFAHYIQGEYKPDRALPRFLELLDAFLTEVDANASHITVVKTVAQLEEAVSQGKIAAVLAIEGGEALAGRLAVLRIFHRLGVRLIGLTWNERNDLADGVGESGTGGGLSRLGVAVVQEMNRLGMVVDVSHLSDAGFWHVMEVSSRPVVASHSNCRALCNHPRNLSDEQIKALARNGGVMGMNFYPPFVDEDPRQATIDRIVDHMEHIVQLVGPDHVGLGSDFDGIDSTPIDLEDVSKLPRLTEAMVRRGFSDADIRKILGENFLRVFRQVWGG, from the coding sequence ATGGAAGCCGCCCCGGTGGAGGCGGCCCAGGCGCTGCACCGGGACGCCCTGGTGGTGGACGCCCATGCCGACACCGTTCTGGACATCATCAACGGCCGGCCCTTGGGACGGCGGTCCCGCCGGGGCCACGTGGACCTGCCCCGCCTGCGGGACGGCGGCGTCAAGGTTCAGGTTTTCGCCCACTACATCCAGGGGGAGTATAAACCCGACCGGGCTTTGCCCCGATTTCTGGAACTGCTGGACGCCTTCTTGACCGAGGTGGACGCCAACGCCTCCCATATCACGGTGGTCAAGACGGTGGCCCAGCTGGAGGAGGCTGTGTCCCAGGGGAAGATCGCCGCCGTTCTGGCCATTGAAGGCGGCGAGGCCCTGGCGGGGCGCCTGGCGGTGCTGCGCATCTTCCATCGCCTGGGGGTCCGCCTCATCGGCTTGACGTGGAACGAGCGGAACGACCTGGCCGATGGGGTGGGGGAGTCGGGCACCGGCGGCGGCCTGTCCCGCTTGGGGGTGGCCGTGGTGCAGGAGATGAACCGCCTGGGCATGGTGGTGGACGTGTCCCACCTGTCGGATGCGGGCTTCTGGCACGTGATGGAGGTGAGCAGCCGACCGGTGGTGGCCTCCCATTCCAACTGCCGCGCCTTGTGCAATCATCCCCGGAATCTGAGCGACGAGCAGATCAAGGCTCTGGCCCGCAACGGCGGCGTCATGGGGATGAACTTCTACCCGCCCTTTGTGGATGAAGATCCCCGCCAGGCGACCATCGACCGGATCGTGGACCATATGGAGCACATCGTGCAGTTGGTGGGGCCCGACCATGTGGGCCTGGGCAGTGATTTCGACGGTATTGACAGCACGCCTATAGATTTGGAAGATGTGTCCAAACTGCCCCGATTGACGGAGGCCATGGTGCGCCGGGGTTTTTCCGATGCAGACATCCGCAAGATTTTGGGCGAGAATTTCTTGCGGGTGTTCCGGCAAGTGTGGGGAGGGTGA
- a CDS encoding stage V sporulation protein S, producing the protein MEILKVSAKSSPNAVAGALAGVIREQGTAEIQAIGAGAINQAVKAVAIARGFVAPGGTDLVCIPAFTDVEIDGQQRTAIKFIVQPR; encoded by the coding sequence TTGGAGATCCTCAAAGTATCCGCTAAATCCAGTCCAAACGCAGTAGCAGGAGCATTGGCGGGCGTGATTCGTGAACAGGGTACGGCCGAGATTCAGGCCATCGGCGCCGGTGCCATCAACCAGGCGGTCAAGGCGGTTGCCATAGCCCGCGGCTTCGTCGCCCCCGGCGGTACGGATCTGGTCTGTATCCCGGCTTTTACGGACGTAGAAATCGACGGTCAGCAGCGCACGGCCATCAAGTTTATCGTGCAGCCGCGTTAG
- a CDS encoding TIGR00282 family metallophosphoesterase, which translates to MRILFIGDVVGRPGREMLRARLPVLRSQREIDIIIANGENAVGSGITPSTAEEMFAAGVDVITLGNHAWDKKEISDYIEDNPRIIRPINYPAHHEPVPGRGWTVFESPKGPVAVINILGRVFLPIFPDCPFRAADEALEAAKEFAAVTIIDFHAEATSEKQALGWYVDGRATAVLGTHTHVQTADNRVLPGGTAYISDAGMTGPVNSVIGVKVNPAVRRFLTQRPVVYETADGPQILSGVVLDVDPASGKALAIERIYEHSP; encoded by the coding sequence GTGCGCATTCTTTTCATCGGGGACGTGGTGGGCCGGCCGGGCCGGGAGATGCTCCGCGCCCGCCTTCCCGTTCTGAGGTCCCAGCGGGAAATCGACATCATCATCGCCAACGGGGAAAACGCCGTAGGCAGCGGCATCACTCCCTCGACGGCCGAGGAGATGTTCGCCGCCGGCGTGGACGTCATCACCTTGGGCAACCACGCCTGGGACAAAAAAGAGATCAGCGACTACATTGAAGACAATCCCCGCATCATCCGGCCCATCAACTATCCAGCCCATCACGAGCCGGTGCCGGGGCGAGGCTGGACCGTGTTCGAATCGCCCAAGGGGCCGGTGGCGGTAATCAACATCTTGGGCCGGGTGTTCCTGCCCATCTTCCCCGATTGCCCCTTCCGGGCCGCCGACGAAGCCCTGGAGGCTGCAAAGGAGTTCGCGGCGGTCACCATCATCGACTTCCACGCCGAGGCCACTTCGGAAAAGCAGGCCCTGGGCTGGTACGTGGACGGCCGGGCCACCGCCGTCCTGGGCACCCACACCCACGTGCAGACGGCCGACAACCGGGTGCTCCCCGGCGGCACGGCCTACATCAGCGACGCCGGCATGACGGGCCCCGTCAACTCGGTCATCGGGGTGAAGGTGAATCCGGCGGTGCGCCGCTTCCTGACCCAGCGCCCCGTGGTGTACGAAACGGCCGATGGCCCGCAAATTTTGAGCGGCGTGGTGCTGGACGTGGATCCTGCTTCCGGCAAGGCTTTGGCCATTGAGCGAATCTACGAACACAGCCCCTGA
- the rny gene encoding ribonuclease Y, with translation MSATVIVIITAIPVALAAFAVGYIVRRRTAEARIQSAEAEAARIIEKARQENEASKREALMEAKEEIYRLRGQLEREARERRHELQRMEQRVLQREEALERKMEQLERREEEQNRRDQLLDRKEAEIDDLRARQMEELARTAGLTREQARELILNQVEHETRAEAAQMMREIESTARQEAERRAKEIVATAIQRYAADYVAETTVSVVELPSDDMKGRIIGREGRNIRTFEALTGVDLIIDDTPEAVVLSCFDPIRREKARITLTKLVADGRIHPARIEEMYEKAEREVEQRIREAGEQAMYDVGVHGLHPELVNLLGRLHFRTSYGQNVLKHSKEVAHLAGLMAMELGANVAVARRAGLLHDIGKAVDHEVEGSHLTIGIELLEKYGESPEVVHAMACHHGDYEPETIEAVLVTAADALSAARPGARRETLESYIKRLRTLEEIADSFEGVEKAYAIQAGREIRIMVKPDQIDDSQTHFLVKDIVKEIQQQVQYPGQIKVVVIRETRVVDYAR, from the coding sequence ATGTCAGCAACCGTGATAGTCATAATTACAGCCATTCCTGTTGCTTTGGCCGCCTTTGCAGTCGGATATATCGTCCGCCGCCGCACCGCCGAGGCCCGCATCCAGTCGGCAGAAGCCGAAGCGGCCCGGATCATCGAGAAGGCGCGGCAAGAGAACGAAGCCAGCAAGCGCGAAGCCTTGATGGAAGCCAAAGAGGAGATATACCGGCTTAGGGGCCAGCTGGAACGTGAAGCCAGGGAACGGCGCCATGAATTGCAGAGGATGGAGCAGCGGGTCCTGCAGCGGGAAGAAGCCTTGGAGCGCAAGATGGAGCAGTTGGAGCGGCGGGAGGAAGAGCAGAACCGCCGGGACCAGCTCCTGGACCGCAAGGAAGCGGAAATCGATGACCTGAGGGCCCGCCAGATGGAAGAACTGGCCCGTACTGCCGGGTTGACCCGGGAGCAGGCACGGGAACTCATCTTGAACCAAGTGGAGCATGAAACCCGGGCCGAAGCGGCCCAGATGATGCGGGAGATCGAGTCTACTGCCAGGCAGGAAGCCGAGCGGCGGGCCAAGGAGATCGTGGCCACCGCCATCCAGCGCTATGCCGCCGACTACGTGGCCGAAACCACCGTCTCGGTGGTGGAGCTGCCCAGCGACGACATGAAGGGCCGCATCATCGGCCGGGAAGGCCGCAACATCCGCACCTTCGAGGCTCTGACCGGCGTTGACCTGATCATCGATGATACGCCCGAGGCCGTGGTGCTGTCCTGCTTCGACCCCATCCGCCGGGAGAAGGCCCGCATCACCTTGACCAAGCTGGTGGCCGACGGGCGCATTCACCCGGCCCGCATCGAGGAGATGTACGAGAAGGCCGAACGGGAAGTGGAGCAGCGCATCCGCGAAGCGGGTGAGCAGGCCATGTACGACGTGGGGGTGCACGGGCTCCACCCCGAACTGGTCAACCTGCTGGGGCGTCTCCACTTCAGGACCAGCTACGGCCAGAACGTCCTCAAGCACTCCAAGGAGGTCGCCCACCTGGCCGGCCTCATGGCCATGGAGCTGGGGGCCAACGTGGCGGTTGCCCGCCGGGCCGGACTGCTCCATGATATTGGCAAGGCTGTGGACCACGAGGTGGAAGGCAGCCACTTGACCATCGGCATCGAACTGCTGGAGAAGTACGGCGAGTCGCCGGAAGTGGTGCACGCCATGGCCTGCCACCACGGCGACTATGAGCCGGAAACCATCGAAGCGGTGCTGGTCACCGCCGCCGACGCCCTGAGCGCCGCCCGGCCCGGGGCCCGGCGGGAGACCTTGGAGTCTTACATCAAGCGTCTCCGCACCTTGGAAGAGATAGCGGATTCCTTCGAAGGCGTGGAAAAGGCCTACGCCATCCAGGCCGGCCGGGAAATCCGCATCATGGTCAAGCCGGATCAAATCGACGATAGCCAGACCCACTTCCTGGTGAAGGACATCGTCAAGGAGATCCAGCAGCAGGTTCAGTACCCTGGCCAGATCAAAGTCGTAGTCATCCGCGAAACCCGGGTAGTGGACTACGCTCGTTGA
- the recA gene encoding recombinase RecA — protein sequence MPEKEKALEIALAQIERQFGKGAVMRLGSEAAASGLAVISSGSLSLDIATGVGGFPRGRIVEIYGPEASGKTTVALHALAEAQKEGGIAAFIDAEHALDPGYARNLGVDMDNLLVAQPDTGEQALEIAEALVRSGAIDIIVVDSVAALVPRAEIEGEMGDAHVGLQARLMSQALRKLTGAVSKSRTSLIFINQIREKVGVMFGSPEVTTGGRALKFYSSMRVDVRRVESLRQGQETVGIRVRAKVVKNKVAPPFRQAEFDLLYGQGISWEGDLLDLGVAYNLVQRAGAWYSFKDERLGQGRDNAREFLRDNPALAQTLEEQIRLAANLPTRQGQAGNGVPAGAGVEAGEGEA from the coding sequence ATGCCGGAAAAGGAAAAAGCATTGGAAATCGCCTTGGCGCAGATCGAGCGGCAGTTCGGCAAGGGAGCCGTAATGCGCCTTGGCTCCGAAGCTGCCGCCAGCGGCCTGGCGGTCATCTCGTCGGGCTCCCTGTCTTTGGATATCGCCACGGGGGTGGGCGGCTTCCCCCGGGGACGCATCGTGGAGATTTACGGCCCGGAAGCCTCGGGCAAGACGACGGTGGCCCTCCATGCCCTGGCTGAAGCCCAGAAGGAAGGCGGCATCGCCGCCTTCATCGACGCCGAGCACGCCCTGGACCCAGGCTATGCCCGGAATTTGGGCGTGGACATGGACAACCTGCTGGTGGCCCAGCCCGATACGGGCGAGCAGGCCTTGGAAATCGCCGAGGCCCTGGTGCGCAGCGGGGCCATCGACATCATCGTGGTGGACTCGGTGGCGGCCCTGGTGCCCCGGGCCGAGATCGAAGGGGAGATGGGCGACGCCCACGTAGGGCTCCAGGCCCGGCTCATGTCCCAGGCCCTGCGCAAGCTGACGGGCGCCGTCTCCAAGTCCCGTACCTCCCTCATCTTCATCAACCAGATCCGGGAAAAGGTGGGCGTCATGTTCGGCAGCCCCGAGGTGACCACCGGCGGCCGGGCCTTGAAGTTCTACTCCTCCATGCGGGTGGATGTGCGGCGGGTGGAGTCCCTTCGCCAGGGCCAGGAGACGGTGGGCATCCGGGTGCGGGCCAAGGTTGTTAAGAACAAGGTGGCGCCGCCCTTCCGGCAGGCGGAATTCGACCTTCTTTACGGCCAGGGCATTTCCTGGGAAGGTGACCTGCTGGACCTGGGCGTGGCCTACAACTTGGTGCAGCGGGCTGGCGCCTGGTATTCCTTCAAGGATGAGCGCCTGGGTCAGGGCCGGGACAATGCCAGGGAGTTCTTGCGGGACAACCCCGCCTTGGCCCAGACTTTGGAAGAGCAGATCCGCTTGGCGGCCAACCTGCCCACCCGGCAGGGGCAGGCGGGCAACGGGGTGCCGGCCGGCGCAGGCGTTGAGGCCGGCGAGGGCGAGGCATAG
- the thpR gene encoding RNA 2',3'-cyclic phosphodiesterase gives MTAVRTFAALPISPEAAQALAGVRARWGRDLPMVRWVAPANYHITLQFFGDVEQPVLAELRSALGESLAGAAAFTVELAGLGAFPSPAAPRVLWAGCRQGSRELADLARRVAEAGASVGLSLQDRRFHPHVTLARLRRPQPEAWTRLAAAAEQVWGRWPAAQVNLYSSRLTPQGPIYKIIDRWPLS, from the coding sequence TTGACCGCCGTACGCACTTTCGCCGCCTTGCCCATTTCCCCTGAGGCGGCCCAGGCCTTGGCGGGAGTCAGAGCCCGCTGGGGCCGGGATTTGCCTATGGTAAGATGGGTGGCGCCGGCCAACTACCATATCACCCTGCAATTTTTCGGCGACGTGGAGCAGCCCGTATTGGCTGAACTAAGATCGGCCCTGGGAGAGAGCCTGGCGGGAGCGGCGGCCTTCACCGTGGAACTGGCCGGCCTGGGAGCCTTCCCGTCGCCCGCGGCGCCCCGGGTGCTGTGGGCGGGCTGCCGCCAGGGCAGCCGGGAACTGGCGGACCTGGCCCGGCGGGTGGCCGAGGCCGGTGCGTCCGTGGGTCTGTCGCTCCAGGACCGGCGGTTTCATCCCCATGTGACCCTGGCCAGGCTGCGGCGCCCCCAGCCCGAAGCCTGGACCCGGCTTGCGGCGGCAGCCGAGCAGGTCTGGGGCCGGTGGCCGGCTGCCCAGGTGAACTTGTACTCCAGCCGGCTTACGCCCCAAGGACCTATTTACAAAATCATTGACCGCTGGCCCTTGAGTTGA
- a CDS encoding metallophosphoesterase encodes MASLLRFRLWLARRASWAVPCLVGAVGGLICVSWFSPFPYTVSALGFTVSVGIMDHGYTRLVVPPLGQVMARTHWSPLQLTVTLDNVDIDLLRDLAVAGELGREQLDEIIAGLQGTLRHFLLRTLVLAVVGGGLAAFVVGLRQPRPFLAAVAAATAVYGSLVLLTEATYDLDAFQQPRYTGVLQAAPWMVGLVEESILKVDELGERLAALAGNLVVLFERIDALDPLARPPAELLALVVSDIHNNPAAVDFIGQIVRSFEPHLVLDAGDITDFGTLFEAPLIEGITRLGIPYVLVPGNHEGPDIVARLAEAGNVHLITGGEISVHGLRIMGLADPSSTSSSPAIPGDEEIAQGIRRLEAMLAEGEEPPHVLLVHNPELAEPFAGRIPIIVSGHTHTIWLRQRGETVWLNPGTTGAAGVRGLQARQEVPYSLILAYLTRSPETGRWHVTATDTLRVFNFSTGFHIERRLFAGEEAAGQADEAGRQETGS; translated from the coding sequence GTGGCTTCCCTGCTTCGCTTCCGCCTGTGGCTCGCCCGTCGGGCCTCCTGGGCCGTTCCCTGCCTGGTGGGGGCCGTGGGCGGCCTCATCTGCGTGTCCTGGTTCAGCCCCTTCCCCTACACCGTCAGCGCCTTGGGCTTCACCGTATCCGTGGGCATCATGGACCACGGGTACACCCGCCTGGTGGTGCCGCCTTTGGGCCAGGTGATGGCCCGGACCCACTGGAGCCCCCTGCAGTTGACCGTCACCCTGGATAACGTGGACATCGACCTGCTGCGGGACCTGGCTGTCGCCGGCGAACTGGGCCGGGAGCAGCTGGATGAGATCATCGCCGGGCTGCAGGGCACCCTGCGGCACTTTCTCCTGCGCACCTTGGTCCTGGCCGTGGTGGGCGGGGGCTTGGCCGCCTTTGTTGTGGGCCTGCGGCAGCCACGGCCCTTCCTGGCGGCGGTGGCGGCGGCCACGGCCGTCTACGGCAGCCTGGTGCTCCTGACGGAGGCCACCTACGACCTGGACGCCTTCCAGCAGCCCCGCTACACCGGCGTCCTCCAGGCGGCGCCCTGGATGGTGGGCCTGGTGGAAGAGAGCATCCTCAAGGTGGATGAACTGGGGGAGAGGCTGGCCGCTCTGGCGGGCAACCTGGTGGTGCTCTTCGAGCGCATCGACGCCCTGGACCCCTTGGCCCGCCCGCCGGCGGAGCTGCTGGCCCTGGTGGTGAGCGACATCCACAACAACCCGGCAGCGGTGGACTTCATCGGCCAGATCGTTCGCTCCTTCGAACCCCACCTGGTGCTGGACGCCGGGGACATCACTGATTTCGGCACCTTGTTCGAAGCGCCCCTCATCGAGGGCATCACCCGCCTGGGCATTCCCTACGTCCTGGTGCCCGGCAACCACGAAGGGCCCGACATCGTGGCCCGGCTGGCCGAGGCGGGCAACGTCCACCTGATCACCGGCGGCGAAATTTCCGTCCACGGCCTGCGGATCATGGGCCTGGCCGACCCTTCCAGCACTTCTTCTTCCCCGGCCATCCCCGGCGATGAGGAAATCGCCCAAGGGATCCGGCGCCTTGAGGCCATGCTGGCAGAGGGGGAGGAGCCTCCCCATGTGCTCCTGGTTCACAATCCCGAACTGGCCGAACCCTTTGCCGGGCGCATTCCCATCATCGTCAGCGGCCACACCCACACCATCTGGCTGCGACAGCGGGGCGAAACGGTTTGGCTCAACCCCGGCACCACCGGAGCCGCCGGGGTCCGGGGCCTGCAGGCCCGGCAGGAAGTGCCCTATAGCCTCATCCTGGCCTATTTGACCCGGAGCCCCGAGACCGGGCGCTGGCACGTCACGGCCACCGACACCTTGCGGGTGTTCAACTTCAGCACGGGCTTCCATATCGAGCGGCGCCTCTTTGCTGGGGAGGAGGCCGCCGGGCAGGCTGATGAGGCCGGCCGGCAGGAAACCGGTTCTTGA
- a CDS encoding competence/damage-inducible protein A, with amino-acid sequence MRAELVFVGTELLLGEILNTNAQYLSQMLARHGIDVYFQTTVGDNMGRLTATLQQAVERADVVITTGGLGPTLDDLTREAVSAVLNRPLREDPRLISVLEDYFAQRGIAMTDNNRRQAQVPEGGEPLDNPVGTAPGLWLDAGHVVVVCLPGPPRELIPIFEEQVLPRLRARRGDGPGGGALRLHSRVLKVVGLPEASVEDRLLDLLAAQRDPTMALYARRGEIHIRLATKAATAQEAESRFAPVEKEMAQRLGHHLFGADGDLLEAVVGDELARRGLTLAVAESCTGGLVGHRITNVPGSSAYFLLGLTTYSNQAKEELLGVPAAVLAEHGAVSAETAVAMAEGARRRAGSHVSVAITGIAGPGGGTPAKPVGTVYLAAAGGPEPLVRRLALRGTREDIKERSATNALALLREYVLAHWG; translated from the coding sequence ATGCGGGCGGAACTGGTCTTCGTCGGTACGGAGCTTCTCCTGGGTGAAATCCTCAACACCAATGCCCAGTATCTCTCCCAAATGCTGGCCCGCCACGGCATCGACGTCTACTTCCAGACCACCGTGGGCGACAACATGGGCCGCTTGACCGCCACCTTGCAGCAGGCGGTGGAGCGGGCCGACGTGGTCATCACCACGGGGGGCCTGGGCCCCACCTTGGACGATTTGACCCGGGAGGCCGTCAGCGCCGTCCTGAACCGGCCCCTGCGGGAAGACCCCCGCCTTATCTCCGTCCTGGAGGATTATTTTGCCCAGCGGGGCATCGCCATGACCGACAACAACCGGCGCCAGGCCCAGGTGCCCGAGGGCGGCGAGCCTTTGGACAACCCTGTGGGCACGGCTCCCGGCCTGTGGCTGGATGCGGGCCATGTGGTGGTGGTCTGCCTGCCGGGCCCGCCCCGGGAATTGATCCCCATTTTCGAGGAGCAGGTGCTGCCCCGGCTGCGGGCCCGCCGGGGCGACGGGCCGGGCGGCGGGGCCCTGCGTCTCCACAGCAGGGTGCTGAAGGTGGTAGGCCTGCCCGAAGCCAGCGTGGAGGACCGGCTTCTGGACCTGCTGGCCGCCCAGAGGGACCCCACCATGGCCCTGTACGCCCGCCGGGGGGAAATCCACATCCGCCTGGCCACCAAGGCCGCCACGGCTCAGGAGGCGGAGAGCCGCTTCGCCCCGGTGGAGAAGGAAATGGCCCAGCGCTTGGGCCATCACCTCTTCGGCGCCGACGGAGACCTGCTGGAGGCGGTGGTGGGGGATGAACTGGCCCGGCGGGGCCTGACCCTGGCCGTGGCGGAATCGTGCACCGGCGGCCTGGTGGGCCACAGGATCACCAACGTCCCCGGCAGTTCCGCCTACTTCCTCCTGGGCTTGACCACCTACAGCAACCAGGCCAAGGAAGAACTCCTGGGGGTGCCGGCGGCGGTGCTGGCGGAGCACGGCGCCGTCAGCGCCGAGACGGCGGTGGCCATGGCCGAAGGGGCCCGGCGGCGGGCAGGCTCCCATGTGTCGGTGGCCATTACGGGCATCGCCGGTCCCGGGGGCGGCACTCCGGCCAAGCCGGTGGGCACCGTCTACCTGGCGGCGGCCGGCGGCCCCGAGCCCTTGGTGCGCCGGCTGGCCCTGCGGGGCACCCGGGAGGACATCAAGGAGCGGTCGGCCACCAACGCCCTGGCCCTGCTGCGGGAATACGTCCTGGCCCACTGGGGCTGA